The proteins below come from a single Prochlorococcus marinus str. MIT 9215 genomic window:
- the gcvP gene encoding aminomethyl-transferring glycine dehydrogenase translates to MTSKVGSDLFIDRHLGLGDNDEKIMLNKLGFKNIDQFINQVIPEDIQLKDKPSEILPQGCSEIEALNELDEIAKLNAKMRSLIGLGYYDNHMPKVIQRHVLENPRWYTSYTPYQAEIAQGRLEALFNFQTIVCELTGFPVANASLLDEGTAAAEAMAMSFAARKNKSSKVYLVESNVFDHTFNVLQTRAKPLGISLKRFTQSNLPNHDDVFGILLQLPGKNGQLFDPTFLISQAHRSEIIVTACIDPLAQVLIKPISEFGIDVAVGSMQRFGIPMGFGGPHAAYFACSEKYKRLIPGRIVGQTLSKNGEKSLRLALQTREQHIRREKATSNICTAQSLLAIISSFYAIYHGPSGLTQIAKRLVVLRRNLESCLVDLGFDIPDGIRFDSVDVYSEHSQKIHNEALKNGYNLRILPLGSTIEDSTGFGISLDELSNEKEIKDIVTFIANLIEKKEDLEHIKFDKVFHLESLPLRSSEWMQQDIFTNYQSETELMRYIFRLAEKDFSLVDGMMPLGSCTMKLNSAAELNPVSWADLSSIHPFSPPDQTKGYAKIISDLEKWISDIVGLKSVSFQPNAGSQGEFAGLLAINSYFESKGELSRKKCLIPKSAHGTNPASAVMAGFDVLTVECDDEGNIDFQDLLIKVKKFDNQIGALMLTYPSTHGVFELQIRKICDLIHSVGGFVYLDGANLNAQVGLCKPGNYGVDVCHLNLHKTFCIPHGGGGPGVGPVAASEALSPFLPTHSLVDNNLSSTSNYVSSARHGSASILPISWMYIKMAGLSGLKKATEHAILSANYIANSLKHKFKILYKGRNNFVAHECILDFRDLKSKTGLSVNDLAKRLIDYSFHAPTISWPVPETIMIEPTESEGLAELDRFCEAMLLIGEEISEVENNNELKNNNVISNAPHTLKELIADNWQYPYSKEKASFPYKTPTTIKFWSSVSRINNAYGDRNLICSCNVNQGQTLEEKECA, encoded by the coding sequence ATGACATCCAAAGTTGGTTCTGATTTATTTATTGATAGACATCTTGGGCTAGGGGATAATGATGAGAAAATCATGCTGAACAAGCTTGGTTTTAAGAATATTGATCAATTTATAAATCAAGTTATTCCTGAAGATATTCAGCTTAAAGATAAACCTTCAGAAATATTGCCTCAAGGTTGTTCAGAAATTGAGGCTTTAAATGAATTAGATGAGATTGCGAAGCTAAATGCCAAAATGAGATCACTAATAGGCCTTGGTTATTATGACAATCACATGCCTAAAGTAATCCAAAGACATGTTCTCGAAAATCCTAGATGGTACACATCTTATACTCCATATCAAGCAGAAATTGCACAAGGCAGGTTAGAAGCTCTATTTAATTTTCAGACTATTGTTTGTGAACTTACAGGATTTCCTGTCGCCAATGCATCTTTGTTAGATGAGGGCACTGCTGCTGCAGAAGCTATGGCAATGAGTTTTGCTGCAAGAAAAAATAAATCTTCAAAAGTGTATCTAGTGGAATCAAATGTTTTTGATCATACTTTTAATGTTCTACAAACTAGAGCAAAACCTTTGGGAATATCCTTAAAACGCTTTACTCAAAGCAATCTTCCTAATCATGATGATGTTTTTGGAATTTTGTTGCAATTACCCGGTAAAAATGGGCAATTATTTGATCCCACATTTTTAATTTCCCAAGCACATAGATCAGAAATCATCGTAACTGCATGTATTGATCCACTGGCACAAGTTTTAATTAAACCAATCTCTGAATTTGGTATTGATGTCGCAGTGGGTAGTATGCAAAGATTTGGTATTCCAATGGGTTTTGGTGGCCCACATGCCGCATATTTTGCATGTAGCGAAAAATATAAAAGACTAATACCTGGAAGAATTGTGGGACAAACTCTCTCTAAAAATGGAGAAAAGTCCTTAAGACTAGCATTACAAACAAGAGAGCAACATATTAGAAGGGAGAAGGCCACTAGTAATATTTGTACTGCTCAATCTTTGTTAGCCATAATTTCTTCTTTTTATGCTATTTATCATGGACCCTCTGGATTAACTCAAATTGCTAAGAGATTAGTTGTGCTTAGAAGAAATTTAGAGTCATGCTTGGTTGATTTAGGATTTGATATTCCTGATGGGATTAGATTTGATAGTGTTGATGTTTATTCTGAGCATTCACAAAAGATCCATAATGAAGCTTTAAAAAATGGGTATAACTTACGTATTTTGCCATTGGGATCAACTATTGAAGATTCAACTGGCTTTGGGATCTCTTTAGATGAGCTTAGTAACGAAAAAGAAATCAAAGATATTGTGACTTTTATAGCAAACCTTATAGAAAAAAAAGAAGATTTAGAGCATATAAAATTTGATAAAGTATTTCATCTTGAAAGTTTACCTTTGAGATCCAGTGAATGGATGCAGCAAGATATATTTACAAATTACCAAAGTGAAACTGAATTAATGAGATATATATTCAGACTTGCTGAAAAGGATTTTTCCTTGGTAGATGGAATGATGCCATTAGGTAGCTGCACCATGAAGTTAAATTCTGCAGCAGAGTTGAATCCAGTCTCTTGGGCTGATTTATCTTCTATTCATCCTTTTTCTCCACCAGATCAAACAAAGGGTTATGCAAAAATAATATCTGATCTAGAAAAATGGATAAGTGATATTGTTGGTTTAAAATCAGTTTCTTTTCAACCAAATGCAGGCTCTCAAGGAGAGTTTGCAGGTTTATTGGCAATAAACTCTTATTTTGAATCAAAAGGTGAGCTTTCAAGAAAAAAATGTTTAATTCCTAAAAGTGCTCATGGAACAAATCCCGCTAGTGCAGTTATGGCGGGTTTTGATGTTCTAACTGTTGAATGCGATGATGAAGGAAATATTGATTTTCAGGATTTGTTGATCAAGGTCAAGAAATTTGATAACCAAATTGGAGCTCTTATGTTGACCTATCCTTCTACTCATGGAGTTTTTGAATTACAAATCAGAAAGATATGTGACTTAATTCACTCTGTTGGAGGATTTGTCTATTTAGATGGAGCAAATCTGAACGCTCAGGTTGGATTATGCAAACCCGGGAATTATGGTGTTGATGTTTGTCATTTGAATTTACATAAAACATTCTGCATTCCACATGGTGGTGGTGGTCCAGGAGTAGGCCCAGTTGCTGCATCAGAAGCTTTAAGCCCATTTCTTCCTACTCATTCTTTAGTGGATAATAATTTATCTAGCACTTCCAATTATGTATCTTCTGCCAGGCATGGAAGTGCAAGTATTCTTCCAATAAGCTGGATGTATATAAAAATGGCTGGTCTTAGTGGTTTAAAGAAAGCCACTGAGCACGCAATCTTATCTGCAAATTATATTGCGAACTCCTTGAAGCATAAATTTAAGATTCTTTATAAAGGAAGAAATAATTTTGTTGCTCATGAATGTATTTTAGATTTTAGAGATTTAAAATCCAAAACTGGTTTGAGTGTAAATGATTTAGCTAAACGATTAATAGATTATAGTTTTCATGCCCCAACCATAAGTTGGCCTGTTCCAGAGACCATAATGATAGAGCCTACTGAAAGTGAAGGTCTGGCAGAATTAGATAGATTTTGTGAAGCTATGCTATTGATTGGAGAAGAAATCAGTGAAGTAGAAAATAATAATGAATTAAAAAATAATAATGTAATTAGTAATGCTCCCCATACACTTAAAGAGTTAATTGCTGATAATTGGCAATATCCTTATTCAAAAGAAAAGGCTTCTTTCCCTTATAAAACTCCAACAACTATTAAGTTTTGGTCTTCAGTTTCTAGGATTAATAATGCATATGGCGATCGCAATTTAATTTGTTCTTGCAATGTTAATCAAGGACAGACTTTAGAAGAAAAAGAATGTGCTTAA
- a CDS encoding glycosyltransferase family 4 protein: MKIALFTETFLPKVDGIVTRLTKTIEFLIKNGDEVIIFCPDGCPESYMGATVVGVAAMPLPLYPELKLGLPGPAVSDKLEKFNPDLIHVVNPAVLGLGGIWLAKTNNIPLIASYHTHLPKYLEHYGMGMLEPLLWELLKAAHNQALLNLCTSTAMVNELKDKGIQRTALWQRGVDTYSFRPDLRSETMREKLFGKYKEANYLLIYVGRLSAEKQIERIKPVLENIPNACLALVGDGPYRNQLEKIFENTKTNFIGYLSGDDLASAYASGDIFLFPSSTETLGLVLLEAMAAGCPVIGANKGGIPDIISDGINGCLYDPDEKDNGEKSLIEATKKILENEDKREIMRKEARNEAEKWDWNQATLQLQKYYSDTLKDIE, encoded by the coding sequence GTGAAAATTGCATTGTTTACTGAAACTTTTTTACCTAAAGTTGACGGTATAGTCACAAGACTAACTAAAACGATTGAATTTTTAATAAAAAATGGCGATGAAGTTATTATTTTTTGTCCAGATGGGTGTCCAGAATCATATATGGGTGCAACTGTAGTTGGAGTTGCTGCAATGCCATTACCATTATACCCAGAGTTAAAGCTTGGTTTACCAGGTCCTGCAGTCTCAGATAAGTTAGAAAAATTTAACCCAGATTTGATACATGTTGTTAATCCAGCTGTACTTGGCTTAGGTGGCATATGGTTGGCGAAAACCAATAATATTCCTTTAATTGCTAGTTACCATACTCATCTCCCAAAATATCTAGAACATTACGGTATGGGTATGTTAGAGCCACTTTTGTGGGAATTACTTAAAGCGGCTCATAATCAAGCTTTATTAAATTTATGTACTTCCACCGCTATGGTAAATGAGTTGAAAGATAAAGGGATTCAAAGGACTGCTCTTTGGCAGAGAGGAGTAGATACTTACAGTTTCAGGCCTGATTTGAGAAGTGAGACAATGAGAGAAAAATTATTTGGAAAATATAAAGAAGCTAATTACCTATTGATTTATGTAGGAAGATTATCCGCAGAAAAACAAATTGAGAGAATTAAACCAGTCTTAGAAAATATTCCTAATGCTTGCCTAGCACTTGTAGGTGATGGACCATATAGAAACCAGCTTGAAAAAATATTCGAAAATACTAAGACTAATTTCATAGGATATTTATCTGGCGATGACCTTGCTAGCGCCTATGCCTCTGGAGATATATTTTTATTTCCATCTAGCACCGAAACACTTGGTTTAGTTTTACTAGAAGCAATGGCGGCAGGATGTCCAGTTATCGGAGCTAACAAGGGGGGGATTCCAGATATTATTAGCGATGGGATTAATGGTTGTTTATATGATCCTGATGAAAAGGATAATGGAGAAAAAAGTTTGATTGAAGCTACAAAAAAAATTTTAGAGAATGAAGATAAAAGAGAAATAATGAGGAAAGAAGCACGAAACGAAGCAGAAAAATGGGATTGGAATCAAGCAACTTTACAACTGCAAAAGTATTATTCAGATACCCTCAAAGACATAGAGTAA
- a CDS encoding aminotransferase class I/II-fold pyridoxal phosphate-dependent enzyme — MALNNNLKLAENAVFSVEESLSKVFQERSNQVFQKLENILKIFKEEKVSTSHFNQSSGSGHDDISREKIDAVFARFFLAEKAAVRMQFVSGTHAISSVLFGILRPRDVMLSLTGQPYDTLEEVIGIRGGGKGSLKDFGIEYKQINICEDFDSFEEKIVHSFKENSCKLVFIQKSCGYSWRKSLTNHQIEKICSLIHSIDPNCICFVDNCYGELVEDSEPISKGANIIAGSLIKNLGGTIVPTGGYIAGEAELVEMACSRLTSPGIGSSAGINFGLGRLILQGLFLAPQIVHESLKGADIVASVFKNLGFKVSPEPATYRSDLIQAVRLNNPDLVQKVCQSFQSSSPVDSFLNVVPSPMEGYHSKLLMAGGTFIEGSTSEFSADAPLRDPYNIFVQGGSHIAHIKIALIQLLSELLEENLISKDSLLSLST, encoded by the coding sequence ATGGCACTAAACAATAACTTGAAACTGGCTGAAAATGCTGTTTTTTCTGTAGAAGAGAGTTTAAGTAAAGTTTTTCAAGAAAGATCCAATCAGGTTTTCCAGAAATTAGAAAATATTTTGAAAATTTTTAAGGAAGAAAAAGTTTCTACTAGTCATTTCAATCAATCCTCTGGTAGTGGTCATGATGATATATCTAGAGAAAAAATTGATGCGGTTTTTGCAAGATTTTTTCTTGCTGAAAAGGCAGCTGTGAGAATGCAATTTGTAAGTGGAACGCATGCGATAAGTTCCGTCTTATTTGGAATTCTTAGACCTAGAGATGTTATGTTATCTCTTACAGGTCAGCCATATGATACTTTAGAAGAAGTGATAGGAATAAGAGGAGGAGGTAAAGGCTCACTTAAAGATTTTGGGATTGAATATAAGCAAATAAATATCTGCGAGGATTTTGATTCTTTTGAAGAAAAAATTGTTCATTCTTTTAAAGAAAATTCATGTAAATTAGTATTTATACAAAAAAGTTGTGGATATAGTTGGAGAAAATCTCTTACGAATCATCAGATAGAGAAAATTTGTAGTCTGATTCATTCTATTGATCCTAACTGCATATGTTTTGTTGATAACTGTTATGGCGAGCTTGTTGAAGATAGCGAACCTATTTCTAAAGGGGCAAATATAATTGCTGGATCATTGATTAAAAATTTGGGAGGAACTATCGTTCCTACTGGTGGGTACATTGCAGGAGAAGCAGAGTTGGTTGAGATGGCATGTTCTAGGTTAACTTCACCAGGTATTGGTTCATCAGCAGGAATAAATTTTGGACTAGGAAGATTAATTTTGCAGGGTTTGTTTTTAGCACCACAAATTGTTCATGAATCACTAAAAGGTGCTGATATAGTTGCTTCAGTTTTTAAAAATTTGGGATTCAAGGTTTCGCCAGAGCCAGCAACTTATAGATCTGATCTTATTCAAGCAGTGAGATTAAATAATCCTGATTTGGTACAAAAAGTTTGTCAATCTTTTCAAAGTTCTTCACCTGTAGATTCTTTTTTAAATGTTGTTCCATCACCAATGGAAGGATATCATTCAAAATTATTAATGGCAGGAGGTACATTTATTGAAGGTAGTACAAGTGAATTTTCCGCTGATGCCCCTCTTAGAGATCCTTACAATATTTTTGTTCAAGGTGGTTCTCATATAGCTCATATCAAAATTGCATTAATTCAATTATTATCTGAACTATTAGAGGAAAATTTAATTTCCAAGGATTCTCTACTATCTTTATCAACTTAA
- the gcvH gene encoding glycine cleavage system protein GcvH translates to MSYKFPDNLNYADTHEYVLEEKGLLKIGVSEFAIDQLGDIVFVELADQGSTLEKGETFGTIESVKAVEEVYLPFSGEIVSVNENVVDNPELLQNDPIGEGWLVILKPKTKVSISDLMTSEEYQSKVVPK, encoded by the coding sequence ATGTCTTACAAGTTTCCTGACAACCTTAACTATGCTGATACCCATGAATATGTCTTGGAAGAAAAAGGATTATTAAAAATTGGAGTTAGTGAATTTGCTATAGATCAATTAGGAGATATTGTTTTTGTTGAGTTAGCTGATCAAGGGTCTACTTTAGAAAAAGGAGAGACTTTTGGAACAATAGAATCTGTTAAGGCTGTTGAGGAAGTCTATCTGCCCTTTTCAGGAGAAATAGTATCTGTAAATGAAAATGTTGTTGATAATCCTGAGCTTTTACAGAATGATCCGATTGGAGAAGGTTGGTTAGTTATTTTGAAACCAAAAACAAAAGTATCAATTTCTGATTTGATGACTTCTGAGGAATATCAATCAAAGGTTGTACCAAAATAA
- a CDS encoding NAD-dependent epimerase/dehydratase family protein, which yields MKVIVLGGDGFCGWPCAVNLAEQNHDVIIVDNLSRRKIDIDLEVESLTPIASITERLSAWKEIGGKPMRFCNMDISKQYQKLLNLLIDEKPDSVIHFAEQRAAPYSMKSSFTKRYTVDNNVNGTHNLLAAIVESNLDIHVVHLGTMGVYGYGSHRGATIPEGYLKVEVPQPDGSRFEEEILHPASPGSVYHMTKTLDQLLFLYYNKNDLVRITDLHQGIVWGTNTEATLKDPRLTNRFDYDGDYGTVLNRFLMQAAIGYPLSVHGTGGQTRAFIHIKDSVKCVQLALENPPKPGERVKIFNQMTESHQVGELAKKVASLTGADINYLPNPRNEAVENDLIVDNKCFIELGLNPTTLDNGLLEEVVEVAKKYSNRCDLKRIPCVSSWTKKQAEAIKTN from the coding sequence GTGAAAGTTATTGTTCTAGGTGGAGATGGTTTTTGCGGTTGGCCTTGTGCGGTGAATTTAGCAGAGCAAAATCATGATGTAATTATTGTTGACAATTTAAGTCGTAGAAAAATTGACATTGATCTAGAGGTAGAATCTTTAACTCCAATTGCTTCGATAACAGAACGACTATCTGCATGGAAAGAGATTGGAGGTAAGCCTATGAGATTTTGTAATATGGATATCTCTAAACAATATCAAAAATTACTTAATTTGCTTATTGATGAAAAACCAGATTCCGTCATCCATTTTGCAGAACAAAGAGCAGCGCCTTACTCAATGAAATCGAGTTTTACTAAAAGGTATACAGTAGATAATAATGTTAATGGCACCCACAACCTTCTTGCTGCAATAGTAGAGAGTAATTTAGATATTCATGTTGTTCATTTAGGAACAATGGGAGTCTATGGATATGGATCACATAGAGGTGCAACAATTCCAGAAGGTTATCTAAAAGTTGAAGTTCCGCAACCAGATGGAAGCCGCTTTGAAGAGGAAATATTACACCCTGCAAGTCCAGGTAGTGTTTACCATATGACTAAAACTTTAGATCAATTACTATTTCTCTACTACAACAAAAATGATCTTGTGAGAATCACTGATCTTCATCAAGGAATAGTTTGGGGAACAAATACAGAAGCAACTTTAAAAGATCCTAGATTGACAAACCGGTTTGACTATGACGGAGATTATGGCACTGTTCTAAATAGATTTCTAATGCAAGCTGCAATTGGATATCCATTAAGTGTTCATGGGACAGGAGGGCAAACAAGAGCATTTATACACATAAAAGACTCTGTAAAATGTGTACAACTTGCTCTTGAAAATCCTCCAAAACCTGGAGAAAGAGTCAAAATCTTTAATCAAATGACTGAGAGTCATCAAGTTGGAGAATTAGCTAAAAAAGTTGCGTCCCTAACAGGAGCTGATATCAATTATTTACCAAATCCAAGGAATGAAGCAGTAGAAAATGATCTAATTGTTGATAATAAATGCTTTATAGAATTAGGTTTAAATCCAACGACTCTTGATAATGGCTTATTAGAAGAAGTTGTTGAAGTTGCTAAAAAATACTCCAACAGATGTGATCTTAAGCGTATACCTTGTGTTTCATCCTGGACTAAAAAACAAGCTGAAGCTATAAAGACTAATTAA